One Algibacter sp. L3A6 genomic region harbors:
- a CDS encoding glycoside hydrolase family protein, whose protein sequence is MKSIKATFLVIITLSICLCSCKEIDKKNETVKTESIKDRVQVPTAMSDHWKFIGESINEPGYDVWGSSPIRDEQGNVHLFSARWSSETPFKKAWRYNSEIAHYVSKNPEGPFKFMEIVAQGKGDHAWNAAGFHNPSIKKIDNQYVLVFIANDGDENHGPSQSIGMLVSNSLNGPWIEKPNKDEPLLSPPIDPSIWCFDSGLGVNNPGLIKHPNGKYYLYFKAMAGPKGKGGKVSMGLAIAEKLEGPYVIQPNPITTNEVRIEDGYAFIWKDEICLLTTDNHGILEKGGGLLWVSDDGLQFKAEPLSGFHNFQSFYLNGNVPEGANPRYGKHVKLERPQLLMDANNDPEYLYCPSGVALDGSDGTNNYVLKYQK, encoded by the coding sequence ATGAAAAGTATAAAAGCAACATTTTTAGTTATTATAACTTTATCTATTTGTCTCTGTTCTTGTAAAGAAATTGATAAAAAAAATGAAACGGTTAAAACCGAAAGCATAAAAGATAGGGTGCAAGTGCCGACTGCAATGTCCGATCATTGGAAGTTTATAGGAGAATCTATAAACGAACCAGGTTATGATGTTTGGGGAAGCTCACCTATTAGAGATGAGCAAGGAAACGTGCATCTTTTTAGTGCAAGATGGTCATCAGAAACTCCATTTAAAAAGGCGTGGAGATATAATAGTGAAATTGCTCATTATGTCTCTAAAAATCCTGAAGGACCATTTAAGTTTATGGAAATTGTGGCGCAAGGCAAAGGTGATCATGCCTGGAACGCTGCTGGTTTTCATAACCCAAGTATTAAAAAAATTGATAACCAATATGTATTAGTGTTTATAGCTAACGATGGTGACGAAAATCATGGTCCGAGCCAAAGCATAGGCATGCTTGTGAGTAACAGTCTAAATGGGCCTTGGATAGAGAAGCCAAATAAAGATGAACCTTTGTTGAGTCCGCCTATCGATCCCTCTATTTGGTGTTTTGATAGTGGTCTTGGTGTTAATAATCCAGGACTTATAAAACACCCAAACGGAAAATATTATCTGTATTTTAAAGCGATGGCTGGACCTAAAGGTAAAGGCGGAAAGGTGAGTATGGGACTTGCTATTGCAGAAAAATTAGAAGGCCCGTATGTTATTCAACCCAATCCCATTACAACAAACGAAGTTAGAATAGAAGATGGATATGCGTTTATCTGGAAAGATGAAATTTGTTTGCTAACCACAGATAATCACGGCATTTTAGAAAAAGGAGGCGGTTTACTTTGGGTGTCCGATGATGGACTTCAATTTAAAGCAGAACCACTTTCTGGGTTTCATAATTTTCAAAGTTTTTATTTAAATGGAAATGTTCCAGAAGGAGCAAATCCGCGTTATGGAAAGCATGTTAAATTAGAACGGCCACAATTGCTTATGGATGCAAATAATGACCCTGAGTATCTGTACTGCCCAAGTGGTGTTGCGCTCGATGGTAGTGATGGTACAAATAACTATGTTCTAAAATATCAGAAATAA
- a CDS encoding family 43 glycosylhydrolase, whose protein sequence is MSKITSGLIIVSVMAFFMVSCNSSKKNKVEVAEVKTETSSVKFTYQDITGIGKDSLYNRRDNSDIIKVDGTYYVWYSRMDSPITSGYWATIWYATSQDEGRTWEEQGMALGLGAEGAFDSHSVFTPNILVRNNKYYMYYTGVKPTPGNKNKVFEGNSTTDITAIGLAVSDNPNGPFKRVANNPVLEISDVDSDFDSFRIDDASLLVRDNKVWLFYKGRSIADGKAGPSKTKMSVAYANQPEGPFKKHDGPLLDKSHEVLIWGKDGGIVSLASINKTLNISADGEHFTVLQDSLKNIPKAPGLYRPHLENGNPEINLPGWGIAMIQKKGWAYLVRFEMNN, encoded by the coding sequence ATGAGTAAAATAACATCGGGATTAATTATTGTTTCAGTCATGGCATTTTTTATGGTGTCTTGTAATTCTTCAAAAAAAAACAAAGTTGAGGTTGCAGAAGTTAAAACAGAAACATCTTCAGTTAAATTTACCTATCAAGATATTACCGGTATCGGTAAAGATTCGCTTTATAATAGGCGCGATAATAGCGATATTATTAAAGTCGATGGCACGTACTACGTTTGGTACAGTCGTATGGATAGTCCTATTACATCGGGATATTGGGCTACTATTTGGTATGCAACGTCTCAAGACGAAGGTCGTACTTGGGAAGAGCAAGGCATGGCTCTTGGTTTAGGAGCAGAAGGTGCGTTTGATAGCCATTCCGTTTTTACTCCTAATATATTGGTGCGTAATAATAAATACTACATGTATTATACAGGCGTAAAACCAACTCCTGGGAATAAAAATAAGGTTTTCGAAGGCAATTCTACTACCGATATCACGGCAATAGGCTTAGCAGTTTCCGATAATCCAAACGGACCATTTAAACGTGTAGCAAACAATCCGGTTTTGGAGATTAGCGATGTCGATTCAGATTTTGATAGCTTTCGTATAGACGATGCGAGTTTGTTGGTTCGAGATAATAAAGTTTGGTTGTTTTACAAAGGCAGGTCTATTGCCGATGGTAAAGCCGGACCAAGTAAAACAAAAATGAGTGTTGCTTATGCAAATCAACCAGAAGGTCCGTTTAAAAAACACGATGGACCATTGTTAGATAAAAGTCACGAGGTGCTTATTTGGGGTAAAGATGGAGGTATAGTGTCGTTGGCATCAATCAATAAGACTTTAAATATTTCTGCCGATGGTGAGCATTTTACTGTCTTGCAAGATAGCTTGAAAAACATTCCAAAAGCTCCAGGATTATATCGTCCGCATTTAGAAAATGGAAATCCGGAAATTAATTTACCAGGTTGGGGTATTGCAATGATTCAGAAAAAAGGATGGGCTTATTTAGTGAGATTCGAAATGAATAATTAA
- a CDS encoding glycosyl hydrolase family 95 catalytic domain-containing protein — protein MKYIVASFCFLMLFNCSEKKEESPKTPLKIWFNQSTEKWNQGLPIGNGSLGAMIYGNPKNEIICLNEETIWTGGKDYNRDKKDAGKYIDTIQKLLFDEAYMDAETLVQDKILNDRLPWGENTYQMLANLFIETPGLDSISNYKRELDINTSVVTTSFNNNDVYFKRDYFSSFPDKVMVYKYTADKKGEINMSAWVKRNAQTKISVSENKIEFSEHVGNGHGVKFHATLHFETVGGTSEVLEGKLVISNADEVIVKVIAASDYRGSNPEIDCEQIYRNVASSSYKNLLDRHTEDYQSLFHRLAFKLSDNTGEDLPTDERLKQVKAGAEDNYLTQLQYQFGRYLLISSSRPGTLPANLQGIWADGFTPPWNSDYHININVQMNYWMAEMTNLAECHEPFLEFIGNLREMGRITAQKTYNARGFVAHHTSDAWHSTAAFGKARHGMWPMGAAWCCQHLFTHYEYTEDKDYLKNEAYPIMKEAALFFIDFMIKDPTTGLLVTGPSISPENNFLTKDGEKATLNMSPTMDREIVLELFYNCIASAEILNIDKEFSDLLKSKIAQMPPLKIGKDGRLLEWVDEVEEAMPGHRHISHLYGLHPSNQISETKTPELFEAAKKTIAGRLSKGGGHTGWSRAWIINFYARLLEGDKAYENILALQRKSTLPNLLDVHPPFQIDGNFGVVSGITEMLMQSQNGEVLILPALPKAWASGSIKGLVARKGFEIDMTWELGKLKTLVITSKLGNTLNLRYQDEVKQIETKKGEVLEF, from the coding sequence ATGAAATATATAGTCGCATCCTTTTGTTTTTTGATGCTTTTTAATTGTTCTGAAAAAAAAGAAGAATCACCAAAAACACCTTTAAAAATATGGTTTAATCAATCTACCGAGAAATGGAATCAAGGGTTGCCGATAGGTAATGGTAGTTTAGGCGCCATGATTTATGGAAATCCGAAAAATGAAATTATTTGTTTAAATGAAGAAACCATTTGGACAGGTGGAAAAGACTATAATCGAGATAAAAAAGATGCTGGTAAATATATAGATACCATCCAAAAACTTCTTTTTGATGAGGCGTATATGGATGCGGAAACATTGGTTCAAGATAAAATTCTGAACGATCGTTTGCCATGGGGTGAAAACACATATCAAATGCTTGCTAATTTATTTATAGAAACTCCAGGTTTAGATTCTATATCAAATTACAAACGCGAGCTGGATATTAATACATCTGTGGTAACCACATCTTTCAATAATAATGATGTTTATTTTAAACGTGATTATTTTTCTAGTTTTCCAGACAAGGTGATGGTTTATAAATATACGGCAGATAAAAAAGGAGAAATTAATATGTCGGCTTGGGTAAAAAGAAATGCTCAAACTAAAATATCGGTATCCGAAAATAAAATTGAATTTTCGGAACATGTTGGTAATGGCCATGGTGTGAAGTTTCATGCTACCCTTCATTTTGAAACAGTAGGTGGTACATCCGAAGTATTAGAAGGAAAGTTAGTAATTTCTAATGCCGATGAGGTTATTGTAAAAGTAATTGCAGCGAGTGATTATCGCGGTTCTAATCCTGAAATAGATTGCGAACAGATTTATAGAAACGTGGCTTCTTCTTCATATAAAAACCTTTTAGATAGGCATACAGAAGATTATCAATCGTTATTCCATAGACTCGCTTTTAAACTATCTGATAATACCGGTGAAGATTTACCAACCGATGAGCGTTTAAAGCAAGTTAAAGCAGGAGCAGAAGATAATTACTTAACACAATTACAATATCAGTTTGGTCGATATTTGCTTATTAGTAGCTCACGTCCGGGCACTTTACCTGCCAATTTGCAAGGTATTTGGGCAGATGGATTTACACCGCCTTGGAATTCTGATTATCATATTAACATCAATGTGCAAATGAATTATTGGATGGCCGAAATGACTAATCTTGCCGAATGTCACGAGCCGTTTTTAGAGTTTATTGGAAATTTAAGAGAAATGGGGCGTATTACGGCTCAAAAAACATATAACGCTAGAGGTTTTGTAGCACACCACACTAGTGATGCTTGGCATTCTACAGCAGCTTTTGGGAAAGCGAGACATGGTATGTGGCCTATGGGTGCGGCTTGGTGTTGCCAACATTTGTTTACGCATTATGAATATACTGAGGATAAAGATTATTTAAAAAACGAGGCATATCCAATAATGAAAGAAGCCGCTTTGTTTTTTATCGATTTTATGATTAAAGATCCAACAACAGGACTTTTAGTTACGGGACCGTCTATTTCACCGGAAAATAATTTTTTAACTAAAGATGGTGAAAAAGCAACCTTGAATATGAGCCCGACGATGGACAGAGAAATAGTGCTCGAACTTTTTTATAACTGTATTGCTTCCGCAGAAATTTTAAATATTGATAAAGAGTTCAGCGATTTGCTTAAAAGTAAAATAGCACAAATGCCACCGCTTAAAATTGGAAAAGATGGTCGCTTGTTGGAATGGGTTGATGAGGTTGAAGAAGCGATGCCGGGACACCGACATATTTCGCATTTGTATGGTTTGCATCCGTCAAATCAAATTTCGGAAACTAAAACACCCGAACTTTTTGAGGCAGCTAAAAAAACTATTGCAGGACGTTTATCTAAAGGAGGCGGACATACAGGTTGGAGTCGTGCATGGATTATCAATTTTTATGCACGTTTGTTAGAAGGAGATAAAGCTTACGAGAATATTTTGGCATTACAACGAAAATCTACTTTACCGAATTTATTGGATGTGCATCCGCCATTTCAAATTGATGGAAATTTTGGTGTGGTTTCGGGTATTACAGAAATGTTGATGCAGAGTCAGAATGGTGAAGTGCTCATTCTACCGGCTTTACCAAAAGCTTGGGCATCGGGAAGTATAAAAGGTCTTGTTGCCAGAAAAGGCTTTGAAATCGACATGACTTGGGAATTAGGTAAACTGAAAACATTAGTGATAACTTCTAAATTAGGGAATACTTTAAACTTGCGTTATCAAGATGAAGTAAAACAAATTGAGACTAAAAAAGGAGAAGTTTTAGAGTTTTAA
- a CDS encoding leucine-rich repeat protein, translated as MKKTLLLFITLLSITFTYAQTEGATFTSGDYTYEVTATTTEVKVIGYTVTDLNIPATVTDGTYSYNVTLLPSGVFNTDTNITSVTSTAAVAIGLQAFNACSGLETVSLPNATSIGNSAFLNCSALTTADLSSITGTLGNNTFKNCSVLTTLDVSSATIAGNNAFENTGTLANADFSSLISLGAQTFRNTSAVSLSFPALTHVGNASDSTSGLVFWQASALKTIDLPVIEVINTGAFNSCSSLESITFPATLTSLTENNYNMFKGCTSLANVIVEYTTFIPLGYNPDGASVNTSIFADVFGATLTIPSSANAADYTTGDVWKDFGSPVLNVNAHEAALGWDFYPNPTKDVVTIQNTQSQNADITVFDLNGRALLNKTINNVQSEINISSLNTGIYLFQVKTDAGAFVKRIAKQ; from the coding sequence ATGAAAAAAACATTACTATTATTTATTACGTTACTAAGTATAACGTTCACTTATGCACAAACAGAAGGTGCAACATTTACATCAGGCGATTACACCTATGAGGTTACTGCAACAACGACCGAAGTAAAAGTTATAGGCTATACCGTAACCGATTTAAATATACCTGCTACAGTTACCGATGGAACATATAGCTATAATGTAACATTGCTTCCGTCTGGTGTATTTAACACAGATACAAACATTACATCGGTAACAAGTACGGCTGCAGTCGCTATTGGCTTGCAAGCTTTTAATGCTTGTTCGGGACTTGAAACGGTGAGTTTGCCAAATGCCACATCTATTGGTAATAGTGCCTTTTTAAATTGTTCAGCACTAACCACTGCAGATCTTAGCAGTATAACAGGTACGCTTGGTAACAACACCTTTAAAAATTGTTCTGTATTAACAACTCTAGATGTGAGTAGTGCAACTATTGCTGGAAACAATGCTTTTGAAAACACGGGTACACTTGCAAATGCAGATTTTAGCAGTTTAATTTCTCTTGGAGCGCAAACTTTTAGAAATACCTCAGCCGTATCTTTAAGTTTCCCTGCGTTAACTCATGTAGGTAATGCATCAGATTCTACTTCGGGATTAGTATTTTGGCAGGCAAGCGCCCTTAAAACAATAGACTTACCGGTTATTGAAGTGATTAACACAGGTGCTTTTAATTCATGTTCATCACTAGAATCTATTACTTTTCCTGCTACATTAACATCGCTTACCGAAAACAACTATAATATGTTTAAAGGGTGTACAAGTTTAGCTAATGTAATTGTAGAATACACCACATTTATACCTCTAGGATATAACCCAGACGGCGCTTCTGTAAATACATCAATATTTGCCGATGTATTTGGAGCGACTTTAACGATTCCTTCATCTGCCAATGCTGCCGATTATACAACAGGAGATGTATGGAAAGATTTTGGCTCACCTGTTTTAAATGTAAACGCTCATGAAGCTGCATTAGGATGGGATTTTTACCCTAACCCAACAAAAGATGTAGTGACTATACAAAACACACAATCGCAAAATGCAGACATTACAGTTTTCGATTTAAACGGAAGAGCATTATTGAATAAAACGATTAATAATGTGCAGTCTGAAATTAATATATCGAGCTTAAACACCGGTATTTATTTATTTCAAGTTAAAACAGATGCAGGCGCATTTGTAAAACGCATTGCTAAGCAATAA
- a CDS encoding sulfatase-like hydrolase/transferase: MKNRGLQFLFGMVVLVNTMMLAQEKQPNIILIYADDLGRGLLGTYGQNIISTPNIDKLANEGLRFDNAYGSHYCSPARASLLTGMHDCRTDQYNITQAGIYMKLDNGLSLDQIKDRVNAVAMPAKKDMVFLAEVAQKAGYTTAEFGKLEWGFSTTTERLERHGWDYHYGYYDHQRCHGFYPSFLFENGKKVYIPGNTLIDCGKNPEGKSPENYKKRWDMTGRKVYSENIIMDKLLDYLEVQSKKESGQPFFVYFPSQLPHGPISIPEVAPEFKNNPNLSELEKEYASMVKMLDTDVGRIYTKLEELGDLDNTILVFTGDNGHELYYHQKDRCDKTHDLTTGQTYNNINTKFYSHLGGDVFDGNDGMAGLKRSNWEGGVRVPLFWYWKGRIKPGTISNQMVSNYDFLNTLAEIVGAKTHKEKDGVSYAKTLFGKKSKERKYTVYSSTMGPALVTKEGWKLRYLLKKNVFQLYYLPNDYKEENELSSKYKKKTESLKEILFKECNNNWQNGVSANKVKP; encoded by the coding sequence ATGAAAAATAGAGGTTTACAGTTTCTTTTCGGTATGGTTGTATTGGTAAATACCATGATGTTGGCACAAGAGAAACAACCCAATATCATTCTTATTTATGCTGATGACCTTGGGCGTGGTTTGTTGGGGACATACGGGCAGAACATTATTAGCACGCCCAATATAGATAAATTGGCCAATGAGGGACTTCGTTTTGATAATGCATATGGCTCTCATTATTGTTCACCTGCCAGAGCTAGTTTATTAACTGGTATGCACGATTGCAGAACAGACCAATACAATATTACCCAAGCGGGTATTTATATGAAATTAGATAATGGATTAAGTTTAGATCAAATAAAAGATAGAGTAAATGCGGTGGCAATGCCAGCCAAAAAAGATATGGTGTTTTTAGCAGAAGTGGCGCAGAAAGCGGGATATACCACGGCTGAGTTTGGTAAGTTAGAATGGGGCTTTTCCACAACAACAGAACGTCTTGAACGTCATGGTTGGGATTATCACTATGGTTATTATGACCACCAACGCTGTCATGGGTTTTATCCGTCATTTTTATTTGAAAATGGCAAAAAAGTTTATATTCCGGGGAATACTTTAATCGATTGTGGCAAAAACCCTGAAGGAAAATCCCCTGAAAATTATAAGAAACGTTGGGATATGACGGGGAGAAAAGTCTATTCAGAAAATATTATAATGGATAAATTGTTGGACTATTTAGAGGTGCAAAGTAAAAAGGAAAGCGGACAGCCTTTTTTTGTTTACTTCCCTTCGCAATTACCACATGGCCCTATCTCAATTCCAGAGGTAGCTCCCGAGTTTAAAAACAATCCAAATTTATCTGAACTTGAAAAGGAATACGCTTCCATGGTCAAAATGCTAGATACAGATGTAGGTAGAATTTATACCAAGTTGGAAGAATTAGGGGATTTAGATAATACCATTTTGGTGTTTACAGGCGATAATGGTCATGAGCTTTATTACCACCAAAAAGACCGATGTGATAAAACACACGATTTAACGACAGGCCAAACGTATAATAATATAAATACAAAATTTTATAGCCATTTAGGCGGTGATGTATTTGATGGTAATGATGGAATGGCCGGCTTAAAGCGTTCAAACTGGGAAGGTGGAGTGCGTGTTCCTCTATTTTGGTATTGGAAAGGGAGAATAAAACCAGGAACGATTTCAAATCAAATGGTGAGTAATTACGATTTTCTTAATACCCTAGCTGAAATAGTCGGCGCGAAAACCCACAAAGAGAAAGATGGTGTTTCTTATGCCAAAACCCTTTTTGGTAAAAAAAGTAAAGAGCGAAAGTATACGGTGTATTCATCTACAATGGGGCCAGCTTTGGTTACAAAAGAAGGTTGGAAACTGCGTTACTTGTTGAAAAAAAATGTGTTTCAACTGTATTATTTACCTAATGATTACAAAGAGGAAAATGAATTGTCATCAAAATACAAGAAGAAAACGGAATCACTGAAAGAAATACTATTTAAAGAATGTAACAATAATTGGCAAAATGGGGTGAGCGCTAATAAAGTTAAACCTTAA